AACGATGATCGGCACGTCGCGCACCAGCAAGCCGTAAACCAGCCACAGGAGCACGCCGGTGCTGATCACGGCGTACATCGCCAGCGAGATGTCGTGGGTTGACTTCGATTTCCAGATCTTGAGCAACTGCGGCACGAAGGAAAAAGTCGTGCAAGCGCCGGCAATCAGCCCGAGAGCGGTGAGCG
This is a stretch of genomic DNA from Candidatus Zixiibacteriota bacterium. It encodes these proteins:
- a CDS encoding SemiSWEET transporter; amino-acid sequence: MIAGACTTFSFVPQLLKIWKSKSTHDISLAMYAVISTGVLLWLVYGLLVRDVPIIVANAVALFFTVGILAFKLKYR